The following coding sequences lie in one Cannabis sativa cultivar Pink pepper isolate KNU-18-1 chromosome 5, ASM2916894v1, whole genome shotgun sequence genomic window:
- the LOC133038036 gene encoding F-box protein CPR1-like: MAKMVRFCDLPKEIIENIMLWVPANSLVQSKVVNKFWYSLISGLINDPKFVSNHLLITKNQSSTSLLFKWLSHHVDHSLIAYKLLTVNYDDRGEDDPLMSVMEPLSIHLSEPIGDESFWYSGYHCDGLIVLVNDVGTMALCNPALKEFMFLPQPGNFIIEGSPRFPNGVVGFGFDSLNNDYKCVAI; the protein is encoded by the coding sequence ATGGCAAAAATGGTGAGATTCTGTGATTTGCCAAAGGAAATAATTGAGAATATCATGTTGTGGGTGCCTGCCAATTCTCTAGTACAATCTAAAGTTGTGAACAAGTTTTGGTATTCTCTTATTTCGGGTTTGATTAACGACCCGAAATTTGTTTCCAACCACCTCCTCATTACCAAAAACCAATCCTCTACATCCTTACTCTTCAAATGGCTTTCCCACCATGTCGATCATAGCTTGATCGCATACAAATTGTTGACTGTAAACTATGATGATCGTGGTGAGGACGATCCTCTTATGTCTGTCATGGAACCTCTAAGTATACATTTGTCAGAACCTATTGGTGATGAAAGCTTTTGGTATAGTGGTTATCACTGTGATGGGCTAATTGTTTTAGTAAATGATGTTGGAACAATGGCGTTATGTAATCCTGCTTTGAAAGAATTCATGTTTCTCCCACAACCAGGGAACTTTATAATTGAAGGGTCTCCTAGATTTCCTAATGGTGTTGTGGGATTTGGATTTGATTCTTTAAATAATGATTACAAATGTGTTGCCATTTGA
- the LOC133038527 gene encoding probable histone H2A.5 — protein MEIGKATKGAGGRKGRERKKAVTKSVTAGLQFPMGRIARFMKKGRYAQRTGTGAPIYLAVLEYLAVEVLELAENAARDNKKNRINPRHLQLAVRNDEELGKLLHGVTIASGGVLPNINPVLLPKKSKAGESEAKPAATKSPIKLRLK, from the coding sequence ATGGAAATCGGCAAAGCAACCAAAGGAGCAGGAGGAAGAAAAggcagagagagaaaaaaagctGTGACGAAGTCCGTCACGGCAGGACTCCAATTCCCAATGGGACGTATAGCTCGATTCATGAAAAAGGGAAGATACGCTCAACGTACCGGTACCGGTGCTCCGATCTACTTAGCTGTTCTTGAATATCTTGCCGTTGAAGTTTTGGAATTGGCCGAAAATGCAGCACGTGACAACAAGAAGAACAGAATCAACCCAAGACACCTTCAATTGGCTGTGAGGAACGATGAGGAGTTGGGAAAATTGCTTCACGGTGTTACCATTGCTAGCGGTGGTGTTCTTCCCAACATTAATCCGGTTTTGCTACCCAAAAAATCTAAGGCTGGTGAATCTGAGGCTAAACCTGCTGCAACCAAATCTCCAATAAAGCTAAGGCTTAAGTAA
- the LOC115716494 gene encoding polyadenylate-binding protein 4-like — protein sequence MAHVQVANGVRSSLYVGDLHPSLNETQLFQLFSQMGQLISVRVCRDLTSGRSLGYGYVNFSNPQDASRAMNVMNFRVVNGKPIRIMYSNRDPSIRKSGTGNIFIKNLDKGIDCKALHETFSSFGNILSCKIATDVWGQSKGYGFVQFESEEASQCAIEKLNGMLFNDKQVFIGPFVRKEKRKFNNIYVKNFSRSLNEDDLSNIFGEYGSITSVIIMRDGKGNSKGFGFVNFEDADDAARAVDGVNGKKFDEKEWYVGKAQKKGEREMELKEKFEHKNERVNQYVNPMHPLCAPGVGQQLYYGAMIPPQPGFGFGFGFGYNQQLLRARTGLVQQNGQPPLMHPPQMSTAEQHRRLVGNKLYPLVEQLEHKNAAKVTGMLLEMDHTQLLHLLNSPHALKAKVAEAIYVLRNDNLLVS from the coding sequence ATGGCGCATGTTCAGGTTGCAAATGGCGTGAGGAGCTCACTCTATGTTGGTGATCTCCATCCCTCACTAAATGAAACACAGCTTTTTCAATTGTTTAGCCAAATGGGTCAACTCATTTCCGTTCGTGTCTGCAGAGATTTGACCTCAGGACGATCCCTCGGTTATGGCTATGTTAATTTTAGTAATCCGCAAGATGCTTCTCGAGCAATGAATGTCATGAATTTTCGGGTTGTTAACGGTAAGCCAATTAGAATAATGTATTCTAATCGGGACCCGAGTATTCGAAAGAGCGGAACTggcaatatatttattaaaaacttAGATAAAGGAATTGACTGCAAAGCTTTACATGAAACATTTTCAAGCTTTGGCAACATTTTGTCGTGCAAGATAGCTACAGACGTTTGGGGTCAGTCTAAAGGGTACGGTTTTGTTCAATTTGAGAGTGAAGAGGCTTCACAGTGTGCTATCGAGAAGCTTAACGGGATGTTGTTTAATGACAAACAAGTTTTTATTGGACCTTTTGTTcggaaagagaaaagaaaattcAACAATATTTATGTAAAGAACTTTTCTCGATCTTTGAATGAAGATGATTTAAGCAACATTTTTGGTGAATATGGAAGTATTACCAGTGTAATAATTATGAGAGACGGAAAAGGAAATTCAAAAGGTTTTGGGTTTGTGAACTTTGAAGACGCCGATGATGCAGCTCGAGCCGTTGATGGTGTTAATGGAAAGAAGTTTGATGAGAAAGAGTGGTATGTTGGGAAGGCCCAGAAAAAAGGTGAAAGAGAAATGgaattgaaagaaaaatttGAGCACAAAAATGAAAGAGTAAATCAGTATGTTAATCCTATGCATCCATTGTGTGCTCCAGGTGTTGGACAACAACTATACTATGGTGCTATGATTCCTCCCCAAcccgggtttgggtttgggtttgggtttgggtacaACCAGCAGTTACTCCGAGCTAGAACAGGGCTTGTACAACAAAATGGACAACCTCCACTTATGCATCCTCCACAGATGTCCACAGCAGAACAACATAGGAGATTGGTGGGAAACAAGTTGTATCCACTTGTGGAGCAATTGGAGCATAAAAATGCAGCTAAAGTCACTGGCATGCTTCTAGAGATGGACCACACACAGCTTCTGCACTTGCTCAACTCACCTCATGCCTTGAAAGCCAAAGTTGCTGAAGCTATCTATGTTTTGAGGAATGACAACCTTCTTGTTTCTTAG